The following coding sequences lie in one Arachis stenosperma cultivar V10309 chromosome 5, arast.V10309.gnm1.PFL2, whole genome shotgun sequence genomic window:
- the LOC130980648 gene encoding xyloglucan O-acetyltransferase 1-like produces MGIATNPFKDQSLCLIKRILPLTLYALLPIALLPTALLCLHFYPLSFPPSSSPQTHHLPHSNSITITYHSSLSSSSSSPSSSRSSTTNSSSTEKEKAYYDDEENQCDYSNGEWVSDNTSPLYNATTCGTVKETEKCTPNGRPDSGYLYWRWKPSQCNLPRFDPNIFLQLVRNKHIAFLGDSLARNQLESLLCMLSTISTPNLVYRNGEDNKFRRWHFPSYNSSFSLYWSPFLVQGVERSNNGQYYNTMYLDHVNERWARDIGNWDMIVISFGHWFLLPSIYYEGGKILGSLNVAEFNHTQIDFYDPLRKALRTTLNSIIERKLTGGRNGNSNNNGVDVIVKTFSPAHFEGDWDKAGTCSMTRPYKEEEKKLEGMDAEIRKIEMEEVTIAKEKGNNESGLLGFIRFEALDVTKLALLRPDGHPGPYMYPFPFSKGVPEHVQNDCVHWCLPGPIDTWNEIFLEMIKKWK; encoded by the exons ATGGGAATTGCTACAAACCCATTCAAGGATCAATCATTATGTCTCATTAAGAGAATTCTTCCATTAACACTCTATGCTTTACTTCCTATTGCTCTTCTTCCCACTGCTTTGCTTTGCTTACACTTTTACCCTCTTTCctttcctccttcttcttctccacaAACTCATCATCTTCCTCATTCAAACTCCATCACCATCACCTACcactcttctctttcttcttcttcttcttctccttcttcgtCGCGGTCATCAACAACAAATTCTTCTTCTACAG AAAAGGAAAAGGCTTATTATGACGATGAAGAGAACCAATGTGACTACTCCAATGGAGAATGGGTGAGTGACAACACAAGCCCTTTGTACAATGCAACCACATGTGGAACGGTCAAAGAGACTGAGAAATGCACCCCAAATGGAAGACCTGACTCAGGTTACCTATATTGGAGATGGAAGCCAAGTCAATGCAATCTTCCAAGGTTTGACCCCAACATTTTTCTCCAACTTGTTAGGAACAAGCACATTGCTTTTCTTGGTGACTCTCTTGCTAGGAATCAATTAGAGTCACTACTATGCATGTTGTCCACAATTTCAACACCAAATCTTGTGTATAGAAATGGTGAGGACAATAAATTCCGTAGGTGGCACTTCCCTTCTTATAATTCAAGTTTCTCATTGTATTGGTCCCCATTTCTTGTTCAAGGTGTAGAGAGATCAAATAATGGGCAATATTATAATACTATGTATTTGGATCATGTTAATGAGAGGTGGGCTAGGGATATTGGTAATTGGGATATGATTGTAATTTCATTTGGCCATTGGTTTTTGCTTCCTTCAATTTACTATGAGGGTGGGAAAATTTTGGGAAGCTTGAATGTTGCTGAATTTAATCACACTCAAATTGATTTTTATGATCCATTAAGGAAGGCATTAAGGACTACCCTTAATAGCATAATTGAGAGGAAACTAACAGGGGGTAGAAATGGAAATTCGAATAATAATGGTGTTGATGTAATTGTGAAGACATTTTCACCTGCTCATTTTGAAGGTGATTGGGATAAGGCAGGTACATGTTCAATGACTAGGCCTTataaggaagaagagaaaaagctTGAAGGAATGGATGCTGAGATTAGGAAGATTGAGATGGAAGAAGTTACAATTGCGAAGGAAAAAGGCAATAATGAAAGTGGATTATTAGGGTTTATTAGATTTGAGGCATTGGATGTAACAAAATTAGCACTCTTAAGACCTGATGGTCATCCTGGTCCTTATATGTATCCTTTTCCATTTTCTAAAGGGGTTCCAGAACATGTTCAAAATGATTGTGTTCACTGGTGTTTGCCAGGTCCTATAGATACATGGAATGAAATTTTTCTTGAAATGATCAAGAAGTGGAAATAA